The following are encoded together in the Phragmites australis chromosome 19, lpPhrAust1.1, whole genome shotgun sequence genome:
- the LOC133900436 gene encoding aspartic proteinase Asp1-like, with protein sequence MAAARWAPIAGLLLLLPFAATPSRAATPARSPSSSTAVFQLQGDVYPTGHFYATLSIGDPAKPYFLDVDTGSDLTWLQCDAPCKSCNKVPHPLYRPTKNKLLPCANSLCTALLRGLGANNKCPSPQQCDYRIKYTDSASSQGVLVTDSFSLPLRNSSNVRASLTFGCGYDQQVGKNGAVQAATDGLLGLGRGSVSLLSQLKQQGITKNVLGHCLSTNGGGFLFFGDAMVPTSRVTWVPMARSTAGNYYSPGSATLYFDRRSLGVKPMEVVFDSGSTYTYFSAQPYQAVVSALKGSLSKSLKQVSDPSLPLCWKGQKSFKSVFDVKKDFKSLLLSFASGKNAVMEIPPENYLIVTKIGNVCLGILDGSAAKLSFNVIGDITMQDQMVIYDNERGQLGWVRGACSRSAKSITSFFP encoded by the exons ATGGCCGCTGCCAGGTGGGCCCCGatcgccggcctcctcctgctcctcccgtTCGCGGCGACTCCGTCCCGCGCCGCCACGCCGGCGAGGTCCCCGTCGTCGTCCACCGCCGTGTTCCAGCTCCAGGGCGACGTATACCCCACAGG CCACTTCTATGCCACGCTGAGCATCGGGGACCCAGCGAAGCCGTACTTCCTGGACGTGGACACTGGCAGCGATCTCACCTGGCTGCAGTGCGACGCACCCTGCAAGAGCTGCAACAAG GTGCCACACCCGTTGTATCGGCCAACGAAGAACAAGCTGCTGCCATGTGCAAACTCACTCTGCACTGCACTACTCCGTGGTCTGGGCGCTAATAACAAGTGCCCCTCACCGCAGCAATGCGACTATCGAATAAAGTACACAGACAGCGCATCTTCTCAAGGTGTGCTCGTCACTGACAGCTTCTCTCTGCCCCTGAGGAATTCATCCAACGTTCGTGCCAGCCTCACCTTTGG CTGTGGGTATGACCAGCAAGTGGGGAAAAATGGCGCGGTGCAAGCAGCGACAGATGGCCTGCTTGGGCTTGGGAGGGGATCAGTTAGCCTGCTTTCACAGCTCAAGCAGCAAGGGATCACCAAGAACGTTCTTGGTCATTGCCTCAGCACGAACGGAGGAGGCTTCCTCTTCTTTGGTGATGCCATGGTGCCTACATCACGTGTAACTTGGGTGCCCATGGCACGGAGCACAGCCGG GAACTACTACTCACCTGGCTCAGCAACACTGTACTTCGATAGACGTTCGCTAGGTGTGAAGCCAATGGAGGTGGTGTTTGACAGTGGTAGCACCTATACCTACTTTTCTGCCCAGCCATACCAAGCTGTGGTTTCTGCG CTCAAGGGTAGTCTCAGCAAATCACTTAAACAGGTGTCAGATCCCAGTCTGCCTCTGTGCTGGAAAGGGCAGAAGTCATTCAAATCTGTGTTTGATGTCAAGAAGGATTTTAAGTCACTGTTACTGAGCTTCGCTAGTGGAAAGAATGCTGTCATGGAGATCCCTCCTGAAAACTACCTCATTGTCACG AAAATTGGAAATGTGTGCTTGGGCATCCTTGACGGATCGGCGGCTAAACTGAGTTTCAACGTAATTGGAG ACATTACAATGCAGGATCAGATGGTGATATATGATAACGAGAGAGGGCAGCTCGGATGGGTGCGTGGAGCATGCAGTAGGAGCGCCAAGTCTATTACGTCTTTCTTTCCATAA